One window of Paenibacillus sp. FSL K6-3182 genomic DNA carries:
- the flgM gene encoding flagellar biosynthesis anti-sigma factor FlgM has protein sequence MKINETNRIGALNPYQKHSESRVGGTDKAKQKDEVQISAAAKELLSTSKASGADRTEHIEQLKRSVATGNYHVEAGKIAEKLLPFLKE, from the coding sequence ATGAAAATAAATGAGACGAATCGTATCGGAGCACTTAATCCATACCAGAAGCATTCGGAGTCCAGAGTAGGCGGGACAGACAAGGCTAAGCAGAAGGACGAAGTCCAAATCTCTGCTGCAGCTAAGGAATTGCTATCGACAAGCAAAGCAAGCGGAGCGGACAGAACAGAACATATTGAGCAGCTGAAGCGTTCGGTAGCAACAGGCAACTATCATGTGGAAGCTGGCAAGATAGCCGAGAAGCTGCTTCCCTTCCTGAAGGAGTAA
- a CDS encoding flagellar protein FlgN, whose amino-acid sequence MNEYIQQIIVILQELLDEHLQLIEYGNAKTSAITVNQVETLSYISSKEKKSLQRIMDLEQQRIFLIGKYMLDQKLTAHRSFKMEKLIQAVYQANEKQQLQAIWNELSAALKKLQDINEFNQQLVRMTLEHLHFTQDLLLGPTEEEATYHRAVQGMALNRNGRFNMKT is encoded by the coding sequence ATGAATGAGTACATCCAGCAAATCATCGTGATTTTGCAAGAGCTTTTAGACGAGCACCTGCAGCTTATTGAATACGGCAACGCGAAGACGTCGGCTATTACTGTGAACCAAGTAGAGACGCTCTCGTATATTTCCAGCAAAGAGAAGAAGAGTCTTCAGCGGATCATGGATCTGGAGCAGCAGCGTATCTTTTTGATAGGGAAATATATGCTTGATCAGAAGCTGACTGCCCATCGTTCGTTCAAAATGGAGAAGCTCATACAAGCTGTATACCAAGCGAATGAGAAGCAGCAGCTTCAGGCGATATGGAATGAGCTGTCGGCAGCACTTAAGAAACTTCAAGATATTAACGAATTCAATCAACAGCTCGTAAGGATGACTCTGGAGCATTTGCATTTTACGCAAGATTTGCTGCTTGGTCCGACTGAGGAAGAAGCGACCTATCATCGTGCTGTTCAAGGCATGGCCTTAAATCGTAATGGCCGCTTTAATATGAAAACGTAA
- a CDS encoding ComF family protein yields the protein MNVSPRAWLQRLQSAFTTSAQLLAPTSAACLLCGKPQSEARSASSYNHAKLTTQLRKSLCGACLSAIPWLTHIACRRCGRGIPCEDCIRRPHGAFICNRSAVHYNQAMRAMLALYKYRGNEQLAPLLGDMLLPPFEAMTMEIIQQFIVASSSSRKPKISIADCWDAVTYVPVSEERAADRGFNQAEQLASHIARRFQLPLMELLIRSRHSEKQSFKTRSERMRDTQSLFEVNTNNLSLLASESHSKKHLNDRAIRILLIDDIYTTGSTAEACSKALHRYVELPLDIYILTWARS from the coding sequence ATGAACGTCTCGCCAAGAGCATGGCTGCAGCGTCTGCAATCCGCTTTCACCACATCCGCGCAGCTGCTCGCTCCAACGTCTGCCGCATGTCTCCTATGCGGCAAACCACAAAGCGAGGCTCGCAGCGCGAGCAGCTACAACCACGCGAAGCTGACGACCCAGCTTCGTAAATCCCTTTGCGGAGCGTGCCTCTCCGCAATACCATGGCTGACCCACATCGCCTGTCGTAGATGCGGGCGCGGCATCCCATGCGAAGACTGCATACGTCGTCCGCATGGCGCATTCATATGCAACCGCAGCGCGGTTCATTATAATCAAGCCATGCGAGCCATGCTCGCCTTGTACAAATATAGGGGCAATGAGCAGCTTGCTCCTTTGCTCGGGGATATGCTTCTGCCTCCATTCGAGGCGATGACCATGGAAATCATTCAACAGTTTATCGTGGCAAGCAGCAGCAGTCGTAAACCAAAAATATCAATAGCAGACTGCTGGGACGCTGTTACCTACGTTCCTGTAAGTGAAGAACGAGCAGCTGATCGGGGGTTCAACCAAGCGGAGCAGCTCGCCAGCCATATCGCGAGGCGTTTTCAGCTGCCGCTTATGGAATTGCTCATTCGTTCGCGACATTCAGAGAAGCAGAGCTTCAAAACGCGCTCCGAAAGAATGCGCGATACACAATCTCTTTTTGAAGTGAATACGAACAATTTGAGCTTATTAGCCTCTGAATCCCATAGCAAAAAGCATCTAAACGATAGAGCTATTCGTATACTTTTAATCGATGATATCTACACAACTGGAAGCACGGCAGAAGCCTGCTCTAAGGCTCTGCACCGTTATGTGGAGCTTCCGCTCGATATCTATATTTTGACATGGGCTCGTTCATAA
- a CDS encoding stalk domain-containing protein: MSKFQKIIDRQSEGLGKRVIIVVLGGALLVQPLASILPSSWQTAVIQSAEAAADPTLKLSQQSFITAGAKRLDYVFQTTRGSSKVQTDVHVIEIDLTNPYVSINAMSGKNNSIGQLNTILNMTKENGAVAGINADVFVMGNEGAPLGGQIASGMFMSSPAKLKGMYAFSVSKDRKPMIDNYSFNGQVTAADGSTFPLEGLNQSAYIPETTGSNYSHVNMMYIYTSAWGGTERPKNSGSTPTEVLVRNGVIEEISIDKAIAGQAPADGYILRSHGLAANYVKEHLQVGQTINADYALVSQTTGAKVDPNSFEMMAGGHTLLVNAGAVAPFSRDITGVSGSSYTSRSAVGYSQDGTKVYLITSERSGGNTGVNLKELQQIMLQLGVYKGVNLDGGGSTTMIERPLGTNDLKLSHPTQYGTTQRSVANGIGVFTTAPAGSLKGISVSGANVMFIGQKSSYSLKGYDTYYNPFEVDNSSAVWSTEKAIGTFKGNEFTATKAGKTNLTVKSGAISTKQEIEVIGQDQIASLSIDTSAGVLAKGATISVPLTVKLKNGNSYKLSADSVKWEFVGFTASRSGDNLTVQSVNAGTSTGYAIARYDGFPTMIPFTQGEAVSTFEDFEKSTYPITSQVTPATTTGSVSLVSDFQGQASSKALKLDYDFTNGTGTKASYVVFNTNGRAIEGSPTSMTVDLYGDNSLNWVRAEFLDADGKAHLVDLAKQLDWSGWKNVKMNLSSVGMKFPVKLKRIYVVTIAEGQDERSATGSIGLDNMKLQYPPSVTVDSQTKVVMTVGKSAATVNGKAITLDSAPIVLNGTTFVPVRFVSDAMGAKLLFDGKTGQVTVLRGNKLMEMTLGKKDLILNGALQSSDITPIVRNNRTLIPVRLFSEKLGLKVGYDGKAKKITID, from the coding sequence ATGAGTAAGTTTCAAAAAATCATAGATCGGCAGTCAGAAGGCTTAGGAAAACGGGTTATAATCGTCGTATTAGGTGGAGCACTGCTAGTACAGCCTTTAGCTTCAATCTTGCCTAGCAGCTGGCAGACGGCAGTCATTCAATCAGCAGAGGCTGCTGCTGACCCTACGCTTAAGCTATCACAACAATCATTTATCACAGCAGGTGCTAAGCGCCTTGACTACGTATTCCAAACGACGCGCGGCAGCTCAAAGGTGCAAACCGATGTGCATGTCATTGAAATCGATCTTACAAATCCCTACGTATCCATAAATGCGATGAGTGGAAAAAATAATAGCATAGGTCAATTAAATACAATACTTAATATGACAAAAGAAAACGGAGCCGTAGCTGGCATTAATGCAGACGTATTCGTAATGGGTAATGAGGGTGCCCCGCTTGGAGGGCAAATCGCAAGCGGCATGTTTATGTCTAGTCCTGCAAAGCTGAAGGGGATGTACGCATTCTCGGTTTCTAAAGACCGCAAACCGATGATTGACAACTATAGCTTCAATGGCCAAGTAACGGCAGCAGATGGCTCTACCTTCCCGCTGGAAGGGCTTAACCAATCTGCTTATATTCCGGAGACAACGGGCTCAAATTATAGCCATGTCAATATGATGTATATCTATACAAGTGCTTGGGGCGGCACAGAACGCCCGAAAAACTCAGGCTCCACGCCTACCGAAGTATTAGTTCGCAATGGCGTAATTGAGGAGATTTCAATCGATAAAGCAATCGCAGGTCAAGCACCTGCTGATGGATACATACTCCGGTCGCATGGCCTTGCTGCTAATTATGTGAAGGAGCATTTACAGGTTGGGCAAACGATCAATGCGGATTATGCGCTCGTTTCGCAAACGACAGGAGCGAAGGTTGATCCGAACTCATTTGAAATGATGGCAGGCGGTCATACGCTATTAGTCAATGCGGGCGCAGTAGCTCCATTCTCACGTGATATTACAGGAGTAAGCGGCTCTTCCTATACATCTCGTTCAGCGGTTGGCTATTCACAGGATGGCACTAAAGTATATCTGATCACGAGTGAGCGCAGCGGCGGGAATACGGGTGTAAACTTGAAGGAGCTTCAGCAAATTATGCTGCAGCTGGGCGTATATAAAGGCGTCAATCTGGATGGCGGCGGTTCTACAACGATGATCGAGCGTCCACTGGGAACAAATGATTTGAAGCTGTCGCATCCTACGCAATACGGCACCACCCAAAGAAGTGTTGCAAACGGCATAGGCGTATTCACAACTGCTCCAGCAGGTTCGCTGAAAGGCATTTCTGTGAGCGGCGCTAATGTTATGTTTATCGGTCAAAAATCGTCGTATTCATTAAAAGGCTATGACACGTACTATAACCCGTTTGAAGTAGACAATTCATCTGCCGTATGGAGTACCGAGAAAGCCATTGGCACGTTCAAAGGCAATGAATTCACTGCCACAAAGGCGGGTAAAACGAATCTCACTGTGAAATCAGGAGCGATCTCTACCAAACAAGAAATTGAAGTGATTGGACAGGACCAAATTGCATCGCTCTCCATTGATACGAGTGCCGGTGTGCTGGCAAAGGGAGCAACGATTTCTGTTCCGCTTACTGTAAAGCTGAAAAACGGAAATTCATATAAGCTTAGCGCCGACTCCGTGAAGTGGGAGTTTGTTGGATTTACCGCGTCTAGAAGTGGCGACAACCTAACTGTTCAGTCGGTTAACGCAGGTACAAGCACCGGGTATGCCATTGCTCGTTATGATGGTTTTCCGACAATGATTCCATTCACACAAGGGGAAGCAGTGAGCACCTTTGAGGATTTTGAAAAATCGACCTACCCCATTACATCACAAGTCACGCCTGCGACAACCACAGGAAGCGTAAGCTTAGTATCCGATTTCCAAGGACAAGCTTCTTCGAAAGCATTAAAGCTGGATTATGATTTCACAAACGGTACCGGAACTAAGGCATCGTATGTAGTATTTAATACAAACGGTCGTGCGATTGAGGGTTCACCTACTTCCATGACGGTTGATCTTTATGGCGATAACAGCCTGAACTGGGTGCGCGCAGAGTTCCTTGATGCGGATGGCAAAGCACATCTTGTCGATCTTGCAAAACAGCTTGATTGGAGCGGCTGGAAGAATGTGAAGATGAATTTATCCTCTGTCGGGATGAAATTCCCTGTTAAACTAAAAAGAATTTACGTTGTGACGATCGCCGAAGGGCAGGATGAGCGTTCTGCAACAGGTTCTATTGGACTAGATAATATGAAGCTTCAATATCCGCCTTCCGTAACGGTTGATTCACAAACTAAGGTCGTAATGACTGTAGGCAAATCAGCTGCGACGGTTAATGGAAAAGCAATTACACTTGATTCAGCACCCATCGTTTTGAATGGAACGACATTTGTACCTGTCCGGTTCGTATCCGATGCTATGGGAGCGAAGCTGTTATTTGACGGAAAAACGGGACAAGTCACCGTTCTTCGCGGCAATAAGCTGATGGAAATGACACTTGGCAAAAAGGATCTAATTTTAAATGGCGCACTGCAATCGTCAGATATTACGCCTATCGTTCGTAATAATCGGACGCTCATTCCGGTCCGTTTATTTTCAGAGAAACTAGGCCTAAAGGTCGGGTATGACGGGAAAGCGAAAAAGATTACCATCGATTAA
- a CDS encoding SpaA isopeptide-forming pilin-related protein, whose amino-acid sequence MSLSSLAMAEGDSNQSTNAAALGDENSCPQYSSDRKDVIATHSNIVVNNNGTATATFQTLKDCVRVSFSGYEGPADWAPGPGDTTIPYNKQTFFEGQSIIYPKAGTYSVTINIPRCLPYQLDIYSGDLIKTLGPGAHGDKILAWNLKLSNSCTGNIIINKFLNNVEGAPHVGITFELWKDGKLFKSGVTNSDGILQFNELPIGTYTLKELTLDGFTTDLVATQQIVVTTDNSVRKAVINTAKLKLETACSADPNKTRAWKVTNESNIEVSYSWEIPNSTQTGNGVIPGKGSVSFSTNTELVNPTDPQAVPNTLKIHWGKEKELSLVNAGETCFTPTPTPSSTPTATPTSTPETTPTVTPTSTPESTPTATPTPTPESTPTATPTPTPENTPTTTPISTPVITPNSTPAITPSSTPTATTTVTTTPTSSPEATPIVEIDDEDPPVGGVNEGGEGEPPIDPVVAVDEDQVPLATLPKTGESSPVPYYLIGAFALSAGFISLRRQKQRK is encoded by the coding sequence TTGTCGCTTAGTTCCCTTGCCATGGCGGAAGGTGATAGCAATCAAAGTACGAATGCTGCGGCACTCGGAGATGAGAATAGCTGTCCACAGTATTCATCGGATCGCAAGGATGTCATTGCCACGCATTCCAATATCGTAGTCAATAATAACGGAACAGCTACCGCTACGTTCCAGACGCTAAAAGATTGTGTTAGAGTCAGCTTCTCCGGCTATGAAGGCCCTGCTGACTGGGCACCTGGACCCGGCGATACAACCATTCCATACAACAAGCAAACATTTTTTGAGGGACAGTCTATTATATATCCAAAAGCAGGTACTTACTCCGTTACGATTAACATTCCAAGATGCTTGCCTTATCAATTAGATATCTATAGCGGAGATTTAATTAAGACATTGGGTCCCGGCGCTCACGGTGACAAAATTTTAGCATGGAATCTAAAGCTTTCGAACAGCTGTACGGGCAATATCATCATCAACAAATTTTTAAATAATGTCGAAGGGGCTCCTCATGTCGGCATTACCTTCGAGCTTTGGAAAGACGGTAAATTATTCAAAAGCGGCGTTACCAATAGTGACGGTATTTTGCAATTCAACGAATTGCCTATCGGCACCTACACATTAAAAGAATTAACCTTAGATGGCTTTACCACCGATTTAGTGGCTACCCAGCAGATCGTAGTAACCACAGATAACTCTGTGCGAAAAGCAGTTATCAATACGGCTAAGCTCAAACTTGAAACGGCCTGCTCCGCCGACCCGAATAAAACAAGAGCTTGGAAAGTAACCAATGAGAGTAACATTGAGGTTTCTTATTCATGGGAAATTCCAAATTCCACTCAAACAGGAAACGGTGTAATTCCTGGAAAAGGTTCCGTAAGCTTTTCAACAAATACGGAGCTCGTCAACCCAACTGATCCACAAGCTGTACCTAATACGCTGAAGATCCATTGGGGCAAGGAGAAAGAGCTTTCACTTGTGAACGCAGGCGAAACCTGCTTTACGCCTACTCCAACACCATCATCGACACCTACTGCTACTCCAACTTCTACACCGGAGACTACGCCTACAGTTACACCAACTTCTACACCTGAGAGCACGCCTACAGCTACACCAACTCCTACACCTGAGAGCACGCCTACAGCTACACCAACTCCTACACCTGAGAATACACCTACCACTACACCAATTTCCACACCTGTGATCACACCTAACTCGACACCTGCTATCACGCCTAGCAGCACACCTACTGCTACAACTACGGTAACGACAACACCTACATCGTCACCTGAAGCAACACCAATCGTCGAAATTGATGATGAAGATCCACCTGTTGGAGGAGTTAATGAAGGTGGGGAAGGCGAGCCGCCAATCGATCCTGTTGTTGCTGTAGATGAAGATCAAGTCCCGCTTGCTACTTTGCCAAAAACAGGCGAAAGCAGTCCGGTTCCTTATTATCTCATCGGGGCATTTGCCCTTTCAGCGGGATTCATTTCTCTTCGCAGACAAAAACAAAGAAAATAG
- a CDS encoding TIGR03826 family flagellar region protein: MNLDNCPRCGKLFAKNFRDVCPACMREIDKEYELCANYLREFRGSIITEVSDATGVSIKQITKFIREGRISIMNAPNMSYPCESCGTLIRDNQLCDNCRNRIEKDKKQMFQDISRKEDLKSAYKQTGVYKGLERYNDK; encoded by the coding sequence ATGAACCTAGATAATTGTCCTCGCTGCGGTAAGCTTTTTGCAAAAAACTTTAGAGACGTGTGCCCGGCATGCATGCGAGAAATTGATAAAGAATATGAGCTTTGTGCAAACTATTTGCGTGAATTTAGAGGCTCAATTATTACTGAGGTATCTGATGCTACGGGTGTTTCGATTAAACAAATTACGAAGTTCATACGCGAGGGACGCATCTCCATTATGAATGCACCTAATATGTCATACCCCTGTGAATCTTGCGGAACTCTAATTCGTGATAATCAACTTTGCGACAATTGTCGCAATCGAATTGAGAAGGACAAGAAGCAGATGTTCCAAGACATATCGCGAAAAGAAGATTTAAAAAGTGCTTACAAGCAAACGGGTGTTTATAAAGGCTTAGAGAGATACAATGATAAATGA
- a CDS encoding sensor histidine kinase, whose product MDHLTVDINRVIKNAIEVMEDSKYQIYEICESARTELESLEQELEIVLQETVKTIDKVDQLEQDYRRARIRLTEVSRDFVRYKEDDIKSAYEKATQIQLDLMVYREKESYLKARRDDLQKRVRNVENSIERAETIASQINVVLEYLSGDLNQVTRILESAKTRQLLGLKIILAQEEERKRIAREIHDGPAQSLANIVLRTEIAERMLIKQEFVMVQEELVDLKGQVRSGLEEIRKIIFNLRPMALDDLGLVPTLRKFTQDFEEKTKIHTIFELIGKEARMPSAMEAAIYRLVQEAFTNALKHASASHVMLEINYQPQHISLVIQDNGVGFNSDLIEQDATRNAHFGLVGMRERIELIEGRMDIDSNPGRGTKIIIDIPTTAESRKE is encoded by the coding sequence GTGGACCACCTTACAGTCGATATAAATCGAGTCATTAAAAACGCAATCGAAGTGATGGAAGACAGCAAATACCAGATTTATGAAATATGTGAATCCGCGCGTACGGAGCTAGAATCACTCGAGCAGGAGCTTGAAATTGTCCTTCAAGAAACGGTGAAGACAATTGACAAGGTTGATCAGCTGGAGCAAGACTATCGCCGTGCGCGTATAAGGCTGACAGAAGTGAGCCGAGATTTCGTACGCTACAAGGAAGATGACATTAAGTCTGCTTATGAAAAGGCTACACAAATCCAGCTGGATTTGATGGTGTACCGCGAGAAGGAATCCTACTTAAAAGCACGTCGAGACGATCTGCAAAAACGTGTTCGAAATGTAGAAAATTCAATCGAGCGTGCTGAAACGATTGCTTCGCAAATAAATGTCGTACTTGAATATTTATCGGGTGATCTTAATCAGGTTACTCGTATTCTTGAGTCTGCCAAAACCAGGCAGCTGCTGGGATTGAAAATTATTTTGGCGCAAGAGGAAGAGCGTAAACGGATCGCTCGAGAAATCCATGATGGTCCAGCGCAATCACTCGCAAATATCGTTCTTCGAACAGAAATTGCAGAACGTATGCTAATCAAGCAGGAATTTGTGATGGTGCAGGAAGAATTAGTAGATTTAAAAGGACAAGTGCGCTCCGGCCTTGAGGAAATTCGCAAAATTATATTTAATTTGCGCCCGATGGCGTTGGATGATTTGGGGCTTGTGCCGACTCTTCGAAAATTCACTCAGGATTTTGAAGAGAAAACAAAAATACATACCATATTCGAGCTTATAGGTAAAGAAGCTCGGATGCCCTCTGCAATGGAAGCGGCGATATACCGCTTAGTTCAGGAAGCTTTTACCAATGCGCTAAAACATGCGAGCGCTTCACATGTAATGCTCGAGATTAACTATCAGCCACAGCATATTTCACTCGTAATTCAAGACAACGGCGTTGGATTTAACAGCGATTTAATCGAGCAGGATGCTACTCGAAACGCACATTTTGGATTGGTAGGGATGAGAGAACGCATTGAGCTAATAGAGGGAAGGATGGATATAGACTCAAATCCCGGTAGAGGGACGAAAATTATAATAGATATACCTACTACTGCCGAATCTAGAAAGGAGTAA
- a CDS encoding response regulator transcription factor: MNTIKILLADDHQLFREGLKRILNMEDDLEVIGECGDGIQVLEFCNHTIPEIVLMDINMPIENGVVTTERLKSMFPDVKVIILSIHDDESYVFETLRKGATGYLLKDMEAESLINAIRSVVQGHAYIHPKVTGKLINQLRRMTYLDEMGIVSGAAAAQEPGVKFVAGDESPLTRREAEVLRLMAEGKSNKLIGEFLFISEKTVKNHVSSILQKMEVDDRTQAVIQSIKYGWVTL; this comes from the coding sequence ATGAATACAATCAAAATTTTACTTGCGGATGACCACCAGCTGTTTCGTGAAGGACTTAAGCGGATTCTAAATATGGAAGACGATCTTGAAGTTATCGGCGAGTGTGGTGACGGCATTCAAGTTTTGGAGTTTTGCAATCATACCATTCCTGAGATTGTCCTGATGGATATTAATATGCCTATAGAGAACGGTGTCGTGACGACTGAACGATTAAAAAGTATGTTTCCTGATGTTAAGGTTATCATTTTATCTATCCACGACGATGAGAGCTATGTATTCGAAACCCTTCGTAAAGGGGCTACAGGTTACCTTCTGAAGGATATGGAGGCAGAATCGCTAATTAACGCCATTCGTTCCGTTGTCCAAGGTCATGCCTATATTCATCCTAAAGTGACAGGCAAGCTCATTAACCAGCTTCGCCGTATGACGTATTTGGATGAGATGGGAATTGTCTCAGGTGCTGCAGCTGCTCAGGAACCGGGAGTTAAGTTCGTTGCTGGCGATGAGAGCCCATTAACACGCCGTGAGGCAGAGGTTTTAAGGCTTATGGCAGAGGGCAAGAGCAATAAGCTCATTGGAGAGTTTTTATTCATTAGCGAAAAGACGGTTAAAAACCATGTGAGCAGTATTTTGCAAAAGATGGAAGTTGATGACCGTACGCAAGCTGTTATCCAATCGATCAAATATGGATGGGTTACCCTGTAG
- a CDS encoding helicase-related protein, with the protein MKAQLYVVKVKGCWQARLTIKAMVDKYFWMHGAFGEAGFLNNEIAEEGWLLKEEVPLGDACVAVELWNAAIKHGSGGRNGASKSLNEGGRNADHEAIELLAACAEEARADEAGEDEATGGLNSSNQKSSELERNYRKYSGGVEQAVHNGKISLGGRWRFLGSRGKRKGALAIERLFGLVERWEKVRGAVVGEIGGAALANNGEKRSSAKRVGGEEARVYSAGELGAIAAGAKLAAGMLQGRALLRSEAHALLSSASCPGAASSWRELLQLASLLGQVRLSGSIAAVGGGRLDALGRRRRERSCLRCGSGEAQMHRTACAACGRHCAYCMACIGMGRSRECELLITGQRAGLNWAETTVRGSGKGLRPLTYEQRLDKWGLSPAQTAAAAKALQFVEEPPIDAALSKRDKQRQMREFLLWAVTGAGKTEMIFPLVESVLLRGGKALIATPRRDVVIELDPRIRKAFPKASVVTLYGGSEQRWESGDITLATTHQLMRFYQGFDLVVVDELDAFPFAGDPLLHFAADKSCAPGAARLLLSATPPSELQRAAKRGKLPHARVPVRYHRHPLPVPKLLQTPTVKQMLQHRKLPSKLLAAMRSSLDRDAQLFVFVQQIAQTEPMAALLRAALSHAAVGATSSQDEERTEKVQHFRSRDIRVLVTTTILERGVTIPKSDVYILDADGRLFDEASLVQMAGRAGRSADDPFGRVYFCSHDRNRPQLQAVRHIQTMNRMARKQGYLLPTPKGGSPK; encoded by the coding sequence ATGAAGGCACAATTGTATGTTGTGAAAGTGAAAGGCTGCTGGCAGGCTCGACTGACTATCAAGGCAATGGTGGATAAATACTTCTGGATGCATGGAGCGTTTGGTGAAGCAGGATTCTTGAACAACGAGATCGCAGAGGAGGGATGGCTGCTAAAAGAAGAAGTGCCGCTCGGGGATGCGTGCGTTGCAGTGGAGCTTTGGAATGCGGCTATAAAACATGGCAGTGGCGGCAGAAACGGTGCGAGTAAAAGCTTGAATGAAGGAGGACGAAATGCTGATCATGAGGCGATTGAGCTGTTGGCCGCATGTGCGGAGGAAGCAAGAGCTGATGAGGCAGGTGAAGATGAAGCAACTGGCGGGTTGAATAGTAGTAATCAGAAATCTAGCGAGCTGGAGAGAAATTATCGGAAATACAGTGGTGGAGTAGAGCAAGCAGTTCATAATGGCAAGATTAGTTTGGGGGGGCGTTGGCGCTTTTTGGGTAGTCGAGGGAAGCGGAAAGGAGCGTTGGCGATAGAGAGGCTTTTTGGTTTAGTGGAGAGGTGGGAGAAGGTAAGGGGCGCTGTGGTTGGGGAAATCGGAGGAGCAGCGCTTGCGAATAATGGTGAAAAGCGTAGCAGCGCTAAGCGTGTGGGTGGCGAGGAAGCGCGAGTTTATAGCGCTGGAGAGCTGGGAGCGATCGCGGCAGGAGCGAAGCTTGCCGCGGGTATGCTGCAGGGACGTGCGCTTTTGCGAAGCGAGGCGCACGCCCTGTTGTCTAGCGCAAGCTGTCCCGGTGCCGCGTCAAGCTGGAGAGAATTGCTCCAGCTTGCTTCGCTGCTCGGGCAGGTGCGCCTGAGCGGATCAATCGCCGCCGTGGGTGGCGGGCGATTGGACGCTTTGGGGCGCCGAAGGCGGGAGCGCAGCTGTTTGCGCTGCGGGAGCGGCGAGGCGCAAATGCACCGCACGGCATGTGCAGCGTGCGGGAGGCACTGCGCCTACTGCATGGCGTGCATTGGGATGGGGCGAAGCCGGGAATGTGAGCTGCTTATTACGGGGCAGCGCGCGGGGTTGAACTGGGCAGAGACGACGGTTCGCGGCTCTGGTAAGGGGTTGAGGCCGCTGACGTATGAACAGCGGCTTGATAAATGGGGGCTTAGCCCTGCGCAGACAGCTGCAGCAGCCAAGGCGCTGCAGTTTGTGGAAGAGCCGCCGATAGATGCGGCATTGTCAAAGCGGGACAAGCAGCGCCAGATGAGAGAGTTTCTTCTTTGGGCTGTAACAGGAGCGGGCAAAACGGAGATGATTTTTCCGCTTGTGGAGTCTGTCCTGCTGCGCGGCGGAAAGGCACTTATTGCCACACCGCGCCGTGACGTGGTGATCGAGCTTGACCCGCGTATTCGGAAAGCTTTTCCTAAAGCTTCAGTCGTAACATTATACGGCGGTAGTGAGCAGCGCTGGGAAAGTGGAGATATTACACTTGCGACAACGCATCAGCTGATGCGGTTTTATCAAGGCTTTGATCTCGTTGTAGTTGATGAACTAGATGCGTTTCCTTTTGCGGGCGATCCACTGCTGCATTTTGCAGCAGACAAAAGTTGTGCGCCAGGTGCTGCTCGCTTGCTGCTGTCCGCTACGCCGCCTAGTGAGCTGCAAAGAGCAGCAAAACGAGGGAAGCTGCCTCATGCAAGAGTACCTGTTCGTTATCATCGTCATCCTCTTCCAGTGCCCAAGCTTCTACAAACGCCTACAGTAAAGCAGATGCTCCAGCACCGCAAGCTGCCGTCAAAGCTCTTAGCAGCCATGCGGTCATCCCTTGATCGAGACGCTCAGCTGTTTGTATTCGTGCAGCAAATTGCTCAAACCGAGCCTATGGCGGCTTTATTGCGTGCTGCTCTTTCACATGCTGCTGTTGGGGCAACCTCTTCACAGGATGAAGAACGAACAGAGAAGGTTCAGCATTTTCGCTCGCGGGATATAAGAGTACTAGTCACAACTACCATTTTAGAGAGAGGCGTAACGATTCCTAAAAGCGATGTCTATATTCTCGACGCAGATGGAAGGTTATTTGACGAGGCTTCACTGGTTCAAATGGCTGGAAGAGCAGGCCGCTCTGCGGATGATCCATTCGGTCGTGTGTACTTTTGCAGCCATGATCGCAATCGACCACAGCTGCAGGCGGTACGCCATATTCAAACGATGAACCGCATGGCTCGCAAGCAAGGTTACTTGCTCCCCACTCCCAAAGGAGGCTCGCCAAAATGA